TCAGGCGGATAGGCGTGGACCAGGAAACCGGCGCCGTCGAAGATGAGGGTGCGTCCCCCGTGTTCCCTTTCCAGACGGGCCAGTTCATCAAACCGGTCCAGGTCGAGCACCGCGACCATGACCCCCTTGAGGTCATCTTCCTCCCGAATGGCCCGGGCAACGATGACCTCGCCGCTCTCGTTGGAGGCGGGCAGGACGTCGGTTACGACCCACTCGCGGCCATGCAGGATTCGTTCGTAGAAGTCACTGCCGTTGATGTCAAACGGGAACTCCTGGGCCCGGTTGGCGGCTTGCACCCGGCCCTCCGGGTCCAGCCACGCGAAATAGGTCACCGCCGGATGATCCGCGATTCCCTTGGCCAGGATCCGCTGGGCCTGCTCCGGCGTGTACGGCTCCAGGAACGTCAGAGCCGACCCGGTTGCCAGCTCCTGGGCCAGAACGTCTTTGATGTAGCCCTGGAAGGAGAAAGCCACCGCCCGCGCGAACTCCAGGTTCGCCTGGCGTTCCTCGCGCTGGGCCGCTGCGAACCATCGTTGGAACACGATGGCCTGCGTGGTCAGCATCGGGACCAACGCCACGAACAAGAGCAGAAACAGATGTATTCGCGTACTCCCGCGAAAAGTCATCGCCGCCTCCCTTAAGGTGGACCCATGAGGTTTATTATATGCTCCGAGGAAGGGCGTATCCATTTGTAGCAAGCTCGGCTTGTCGTCACTATAATTGCCTTGTCGGACCCGCGCTCTTGAGCGGAGGGGGACGCCGTCGTTGTCTGAAGGCTGTCCGGTTCGGAAATCATAATGCTCTCGCAGGAAAGCCAGGAACAAGTCAGGCGGGTGGTCGAACTGCTGAGGCGGGGGCGTAGCCTGCTGTTTGTCACGGGGGCGGGGCTGTCGGCGGATTCGGGTCTGCCGACGTACCGCGGGATCGGCGGGCTGTATCAGGAGAAGATGACGGACGAGGGGATTCCGATCGAGGAGGCGCTGTCCGGCTGGATGATGGAGCGGCGGCCGGAGGTGAGCTGGCGATACATCGCGCAGATCGAGCGGGCGTGCCGCGGGGCGTCGTTTAATCGCGGGCACGAGGTGATCGCGGAGATGGAGGGTCGGTTCGAGCGGGTCTGGGTGCTGACGCAGAACGTGGACGGGTTTCACCGGGCGGCTGGGTCGCGGAACGTGATCGACATTCACGGCGACGTGCATGGCCTGTGCTGCACCGGCTGCCGCTACGGGCGGCGGGTGGACGACTACAGCCGGCTTGAGATTCCGCCCCGGTGTCCGGAGTGCGGAGCGATCCTTCGTCCGGACGTGGTGCTGTTCGGGGAGATGCTGCCGTACGAGAAGGCCCAGCGGCTTTCGGCGGAGCTGGCCCGCGGGTTCGACGTGGTGTTTTCGGTGGGGACGACGAGCGTGTTTCCGTACATTGCCGAGCCGGTTCTGGAGGCGGCCCGGCTGGGGGTTCCGAGCGTCGAGATCAATCCCGACGAGACGAGCGTGACGCCGTACGTGGCGATCAAGATCGCAGCCAGGGCGGCGGAGACGCTGGAGGCGATCTGGAGCGGGTATCGCCGCGTCGATCGGGGCACGTGACCGCCCTACCGGTTTGGGGTCGGCGTTTCCTGGCGGGCGAGGCGGGTGGCTTCGAGGGCGGTGGCGAGGGAGGTTCGGCCGTTTTCCTCGGTGATTTTGCGTTGGCGGCTGTGGTCTTTGGTCCAGGCGATCTGGTCGGCGAAGAGGTTTCGCAGGATCAGGCCGTAGTTGTGCATTTTGAACGTTTCGTCGCCGTAGCGCAGGTCGAGCTGCTGGTAGACGTCGAGCGACTGGTGGCGGGCTTTGGCGGAGCGTTCGGCGCCGTGGTACCACTGGCGCACGTCGAGGGCGACGCCGGGAAAGAGTTCGCAGAGGTCGCGGGTGCCCTTTTCGTCGGCGATGGCGTGGATGCGGACGCGGGTGGGGATCCACTCGTGCAGGGTGACGTCGCCGCGTTCGAAGAGGAATCGCATCTCCTGGCGGTCCATGCGGTTGGGCTGGGTGAACCCATGGTAGTAGTTGACCAGGACGGTCGGGCCGTATCGGACGGTGCATTGGACCTGCTCTTCGACGCCGGTGGTCGGGCGGATGGTCCTCTGGGCGGCGACCACGTTGCCCTCGCCCAGCCACCCGGCGAACATGTCGAAGAAGTGCACGCCGTGTTCGATGAAGATGCCGCCGCTTTTTTCGGGGTCCCAGAACCAGTGTTCGGGGGCGAGTCCCTCGTCGGCGGCATAGTTTTCGAAGTAGGCGTGCAGCAGCTCGCCGAGGATTTTTTCGCGGATCAGCGTGCCGATCTTTTCGTAGAGCGGGTTGTACCGCTGCATGAGGTTGGCCACGCAGAAGCGGTCCTTTTCCCTGGCCAGGGCGAGCATCTCGTCGGCCTGTTGGAGGTTCATGGCGAGCGGTTTTTCGACCAGCACGTGCTTGCCGTGGCGGAGGGCGGCGGCGGCCTGCTGGTGGTGCAGGAAGGGCGGCGTGGAGATGTAGATGACGTCGACGTCGTTCTGAGCGACGAGTTTTTCGACGTCGACAATGTCGGGCACGCCGTAGCGGCGGGCGGCGGCGTAGGCGGCTTCGCGATGGGTGCCGGCCATGCCGACCAGCTCCACGTCGGGAATCTGGGTGAAGTGCTGCAGGGCGAAGAGTCCGAATCCCCCGCAGCCGATGACTCCGAGACGAACCTTATCGTCGTTCATCGTCGTACCCCCCTCTGATATTGTCGGTTGTCTAGCGGCCTTTGGGCTCCACCGACTGGCGGTGGACCTGTTTGGCGTAGCGTTCCAGCAGGGCTGGGACCTGGTCGGGCGTGACCTTGGCGTGGACCTGGTCGTTGATCATGACCACCGGGGCGAGGCCGCAGGTGCCCAGGCAGCGGGTGCCTTCGAGGGTGAAGAGGCCGTCGGAGGTGGTCTGGCCGAAGTCGATGCCGAGTTCGTCGCGGAGCCGCTGGACGATCTGCTCGGCCCCCTTGACGTAGCAGGCGGTGCCCATGCACACGCTGATGACGAACTGGCCCTTGGGCTGGAGGCGGAAGTAGTGGTAGAAGGTGGCGACTCCGGTGACCTTGGCGGCGGGGATCTGCATGAGCTGGGCGACCGCGTCGAGGTGGCTGGCGCCGAGGTAGCCGAAATGCTCCTGGACCTTGTGCAGGACGGCGATCAGGTGGCTGTCGGGGTGCTCTTTGGCCCGGCACTCCTCGATGAACTTGACCACGTGGTCGGGCAGGGCGGCCTTGGCGACCTTCGAGACGCTCTTCCAGTTGTCGGTCTGACTCTTATCTATGGATTTGATGGGCTGTTTCATCGTATTCCCCTCGGCAGCACCGGCGCGTAGGCGGTGTGCAGCAGTTCGTGGGCTTTGGGGCTGCCCGGATGGTCCAGGAATTCCTCGTAGATACGTTTGACGGCCGGGTTCTCGTGCGACCGGCGGAGCTGCTTGCCCTGGTCGATCGTGTGGAGGGCCTGGCCGCGGCGTCGGAGCAGTTCGGGGTCGAGAACCTCGAAACCGCGGGGCGGGTAGGGCTGTCCGCCGCCGCCGCTGCAGCCGGAGGGGCAGGCCATGATTTCGATCACGTGGAACTGCTTCTCGCCGGTGATGACCTTATCGAGCAGCGTTTTGGCGTTGACCAGGCCGTCGGCGACGCCGACATTGAGGGTCCGGCCGTCGATTTCGACGGCGGCTTCGCGAATTCCGGCGGCCATGCGGACTTCGGTAAAGTCGAGTTTACCGCCGGTCTTGCCGGTGATCTTCTCAGCCGCGGTCCTCAGCGTGGCTTCCATGACGCCGCCGGTGACGCCGAAGATGTCGGCGGCGCCGGTGGCAATGCCCAGGGGGTCGTCGAATTGGCCGTCGGGCAGGTCGAGGAAGTCGATGCCGTAGGATTTGATCATCCAGATCGCCTCGCGGGTGGTGATCACCGCGTCGGTGTACGGAATGCCTTCGCGGAAGAAGTGTTCGGCGCGTCCGGCTTCGAATTTTTTGGCCACGCACGGCATCACGGCGACCATGAAGATCTTTTCCGGGTCGATGCCGGCCTTCTGGGCGTAGTAGGTCTTGGCCAGGACCGAGAGCATCATCATCGGCGACTTGCAGCTCGAGGCGTGCGGGATCAGTTCGGGATAGAACTTTTCCAGGAAGTTGATCCACGCGGGCGAGCAGGAGGTGAACATGGGCAGCGGGCCCTTGCCGTTCAGACGGTCGATCAGCTCGTTGGCCTCCTCGACGATGGTCATGTCGGCTCCGAGGTCGGTGTCGAAGACCTTGTCGAACCCGAGGCGGCGCAGGGCGGTGATCATCCGGCCGGTGGCCGGCGTGCCCGGTTCGAGGCCGAAGCCTTCGCCGATGGCGGCCCGGATGGAGGGGGCGGTCTGGACCACCACGTGCTTGTCCGGATCGGCCAGGGCCTTCCAGACCAGGTCGGTGTGCGACTGTTCGAGGAACGCGGCGACCGGGCAGGCGTTGATGCACTGGCCGCACTGGATGCAGACCGAGTCGTCCATGTTGGCCTGGTGGGCGGGGCTGACCACGACGTCAAAGCCGCGGTACTGCTGGCCGAGGTTGTAGACACCCTGGACCTCGGCGCAGACGCGGATGCACCGGCCGCACTTGATGCACTTGTTGGAGTTGCGGATCACCGATCGGCTGGAGTTCTCGAAGGGGAATTCCTTGCGTTCGCCCGCGAAGAGCCGCTCGCGCACGCCCAGCGAGTAGGCGAGGTTCTGCAGTTCGCAGTGGCCGTCGCGCTCGCAGGTCTGACAGTCCATCGGATGGTTTTCGAGCAGCAGTTCGACGATGTCGCGGCGGGCCTGGCGGATTTCGGGGGAGTTGGTCCGCACCTCCATGCCCTCCCAGACCTGGACGGAGCAGGAGGCCATGAAGTAGGGCATCTCCTTGACCTCGACGATGCAGACGCGGCACGAGCCGGCGATGCTGAGATTGGGATGGTAGCATAATCGCGGGATGCGGATGCCGAGGGTCTCAGCCGCCTGCATGATGGTGGTATGCTCGGGCACGGAAATCGGCGTCTGGTCGATGGTCAGATTGATCATTTGTTGGGCCATGGTTCACCTATGTTCGATCGACCGCGGCGAAGCGGCAGACCTGGAAGCATCGGCCGCAGTGGATGCAGCGGGCCTGTTCGATGATGTGGGTCTCGCGGGGCTTGCCGATGATGCACTGGACGGGGCAGGCGCGGGCGCAGGCGGTGCAGCCGACGCATTTTTCGGCGCTGATCTCGTAGTGGGTCAGCGCGGTGCAGCGGTGGGCCGGGCAGCGTTTTTCGACCACGTGGGCCATGTACTCGTCGCGGAAGTGCGTGAGGGTCGAGAGCACCGGGTTGGCGGCGGCCCGTCCCAGTCCGCACAGCGACGATCGGCGCATCAGGCGGCCGAGGCGTTCGAGGTTGTCCAGATCGGCCAGTTCACCCTTGCCGGCGGTGATCCGTTCGAGGATTTCGAGCATGCGCTTGGTGCCTTCGCGGCAGGGCGTGCACTTGCCGCAGGATTCATCCTGCGAGAACTGCATGTAGAACCGGGCGATATCGACCATGCAGTCGCTTTCGTCCATCACGATCATCCCGCCGGAGCCCATGATCGACCCGGCGGCGGTGAGGGTGTCGTAGTCGACCGGGGTATCGATCCACTTGGCGGGGATGCAGCCGCCGGCGGGCCCGCCGGTCTGAACGGCTTTGAGTTGACGGCCGTCGGGCACGCCGCCGCCGATGTCGAAGACGATCTCGCGGAGGGTGGTGCCCATGGGCACTTCGACCAGTCCGGTGTGGTTGACCTTGCCGGCGAGGGCGAAGACCTTGGTCCCGCCGCTTTTGTCCGTGCCGATCTGGCGGAACCAGTCGGGACCGTAGTGGAGGACGGCGGGCACGTTGGCCCAGGTTTCGACGTTGTTGATGACGGTGGGTTTGCCCCACAGGCCGCTCTGGGTCGGATAGGGCGGGCGGATTCGCGGCTGGCCCCGCGCCCCTTCGATGGAGTTGATCAGCGCGGTCTCCTCGCCGCAGACGAACGCGCCGGCGCCCAGGCGGATCTCGAGGTCGAAGTCAAAGCCGGAGCCCAGGATGTCGTCGCCGAGCACGCCATGTTCGCGGGCGAGGGCGAGGGCCGTCTCGACCCGTTTGATCGCCATCGGGTACTCAGCCCGGATGTAGAGGAAGCCGCGATGGGCCCCTACCGCGAACGCCCCGATGATCATGCCTTCGATGACGGAGAACGGGTCGCCCTCGAGCATATCGCGGTCCATAAAGGCGCCGGGGTCGCCCTCATCGGCGTTGCAGATGATGTAGCGGACGGGCTCGGTGCTCTTGATGCAGTCGGCCCATTTTTTGCCGGTCGGGTATCCGGCTCCGCCGCGGCCGCGGAGTTTGGAGCGGGTGATCCGCTCGATCACGTCGGCCGGTTCGTTCTTGTCCAGGGCGCGGGCGAGGGCTTCGAAGCCGTTGTAGTGGACGTATTCGTGGATGTTCTCCGGGTCGATGATGCCGCTGTTGCGCAGGGCGATTCGGCTTTGGCGGCTGAAGAACGAGACGTCGCCGTAGAGTTCGAAGAACCGCTGGCTGATCGGCTGCTCCTGGACCTTCAGGCGTTCGACGATCTGGCCGTTTTTGACGTGCTGTTCGACGATTTCGTCGAGATCCTGTTCGGAGGAGACGCGGTAGATGACCTTGCTCGGGCGGACCAGGACGTGGGTGGCCTTGCCGACGGCTTCGTCGCGGCAGAGGCCGAAGCAGTTGGCCGTGCTGACCACGGCGCGGCCTTCGTCGACACCGGCCGCATCGAGTTTCTGTTTGAAGATGGCCCGGAAGTCCTTGTCGAGGAGCTTGCCGCACCGCGTACCGTAGCAGAACAGGAATTCGTACTGGCGGAAGGGTTCGACGCCGCCGTCAAGCACCAGGTCGGCCACCGGTTGGCCGCCGAGGACGTGTTGGGTGAAGATCTGGTGGACGGCTTCGCGATCGACGTTCTGGTATTTGGTCGGGAGTTTACCGGGGACCAGGACATCGACGATGGGTTCGCGGCTGCAGCGGCCGGTGCATCCGACCCGCCGCAGGACCACGTTATCGCGGCCGGAGGCCTCGATGTGCTTGCGGAACTCGTCGCGGACGTCGTTGGCCCCCGCGGCGTTCTCGCACGTGGCCGATCCGATCTGGATTCGGATCTTCTCCTGCTCCTTGCGCTGGGCGAGGTAGTCCTTGGCCTGCTGGCGGAGCCTGCGGTAGTTCTCCATCACGGTTGATGCCATATCAATCCCACCAATTGAGACATTGGGGAGCACCCCCTGCTGAGCCCTCATGATTACGGATTGATGGGGCCTTTTCAACGAAAAAATCGCCTCACGGCGGCTTGAGAACGGTGTCGGCGGTTTGACAGGCCGATGCGGGCGCATATGCTCAGGCAGCGGATTGGGGATTTCGGCTTCAGTAGGGGTTGGCCGACAGAGGCCGGAGTCATTTCATGCCCGTTGACGGGTTGGGCGGTGGGCGTTAGACTTTGGGCTGCCGATTGTCGTGACGGCGCGGTTCGCACCAGATACAGTGGCTGTTCTTAAGGAGATATGACCATGGCCAAGGTGAGGCTATACACGCCGGGTCCGACCCCGGTTCCGGAGCAGGTTCAACTGGAGATCGCCCAGCCGATGATCCACCATCGGACCAAGGAGTACCAGAATCTATTGGCGGAGGCGACGAAGGGGTTGCAGTACCTGTTTCGGACGCAGAATGACGTGCTGACGTTCACCTCGAGCGGCACCGGGGCGATGGAAGGGGCGATCGTCTGCTGCGCCCAGCCTGGCAAGAAGGCCCTGGTGGCCCGCGGCGGGAAGTTCGGCGAGCGGTGGGGCGAGGTGTGCGAGGCTTTCGGCATCGACTACGTCGCCGTCGACGTCGAATGGGGCCACGGCGTGGACCCGAAGGTGATCGAAAAGCACCTGAGCCAGGACAAGGACATCAACATGGTCATCGCGGTCCACTCCGAGACCTCGACGGCGGCGGGCAGCGATATCGAAGCCATCGCCAAGGTGGTGGCCAAGACGCCGGCGCTGTTCATGGTCGATGCGATCAGTTCGGCTGGGGCGATGCCGATCAAGGTGGACGAGTGGGGAATCGACATCGTGGTGACCGGTTCGCAGAAGGCGTTGATGCTGCCGCCGGGATTGGCGTTCGCGTCGGTCTCGGAGAAGGCCTGGAAGGTGATCGAGTCGAACAAGCCGAAGGCGTTCTACTTTGACTACCGGGCGTACCGCAAGGCCCTCAAGAAGAACGATGCGCCGTACACGCCGGCCCTGACGCTGGTCCGCGGGCTGCACAAGTCGCTGCAGATGATCCAGGAGGCGGGGATCGAGAACGTCTGGAAACGCTGCGCGACGCTGGCGGAGGCGTGCCGTCAGGCGTTCGTGGCGATGAACCTGAAGATTTACGCCGCTGATCCGGCCGACGCGGTCACCGGCGTGTGGCTGCCCGAGGGCGTGGATGAGAGCGCCTTCCGCAAGACCCTGCAGAAGGAGTACGGCGTGAACGTGGCGGGCGGGCAAGCGGAACTGTCGGGCAAGATTTTCCGCATGACGCACATGGGCTACGTGGACTCGGTCGATACGATGGGCGCATTGGCGGCGATCGAGGCGGTGCTGCTGCGGATGGGCCACAAGCTGACGCCCGGGGCGGGTCTGACGGCCGCCCAGAAGGTGCTGACCGCGAGCTAGGCGGCCTGATCCCGATCAAGGGTCCGATAAGAACGGCCCCGTCCTTGTGGCGGGGCCTTTTGCTGCGCCGGTTTTGCCGGCCGGGCGGTTGTATCGTAGATTTATTACGGATAAGGCAGTGGATTTGGGACGCTTGGGAGGGAAGCCTCGATGAGGCGAGAGAGACACTGGTTTTGGGCGCTCTGGATGATCTTTTGGAACAACCCCACACGTGGCTTTGGCCAGCCCTGGGGTGCCTGGGCTCCGTAGAAGCGCCTGGAAGGTCCGGGCCGCCCGGTACCTGGGGCCGCTAAGACCCCTAGCAGTAGTTGTCGCACCAGTGACGCTGAGGGAAAGACACGCACTGGTGCGACGACTGTTTATTGGCCCGAACTGAAAAAGGGGACATTCTACTTTTTCGCTTTTCCCGGGTTTTTGCCGCCGTCAGGGCCGTTGCGGAAAAGCAGAATGTCCCCTTTTCCTCTAGAAGTTCACTTCCCAGAACTGGCGGCGTTCGTCGGGTTCGTCTTCGCCGGTGGGTTCGGAGGCGGGGCGGGTGGAGGATTTGCGGACGAAGCGGAGGAGTTTATGGGGGGTGACGATGGTGTCGACGGGTTGGTCGTGATCGGCGACCGGAACGCGGGGGACGAGTTGGAGGTCGAAGGCGGCGGCGATTTTGGCGGCTTGGAGGTCGGTGCGGCTCAGGAGTTGGTCGTAGAACCCTCCGCCGCGTCCGAGGCGTCGCCCGCGTCGGTCGAAGGCCAGACCGGGCACGAGCACCAGGGCCAGTTCGCCGAGGCTGAATCGCTGGTTGGATTTGGGTTCATTGATTCCGTGGTCGTCCTTGACGAAGTCGTCGGCTGACCGGAGGACGACCGGGTGCATCTGCCATCGGTCCCAGGCGACCTTTGGGGCGCAGACGGTTTTGCCGGCGGCCAGGGCGCGGCCGATCAGGTCGGCGGTCTGGTATTCGGTGGCGAAGGAGAGGTAGACCATCAGCGAGGCGGCCTGCTGGAACTCCGGCAGTTCGATGAGTTTTTCGGTGATGCGGGCGGACCACTGGGCGATCTGAGCGGCCGGCGTCTGCTTGAGGGCCTCGCGCATTCTCTTTCGCAGATCGGCCTTTTCGGTTTTAGGATCCGGACCCGTCATCGGCGTCTCCCTTGGCTTGGCCGCGGAGTTCGCGGACCTTTTCGAGGTATTCCTTGACCCTCGCCTCGCGGCCCCGCTGCGTCGGTTCGTAGTAGATCTTATCCACTCCCAGGTAGTCCTGGATGGCCAGGCCCTCGGGTGCGTCGTGGTCGTACTGGTAGCCCTCGCCGTGGCCGAGGCGCTTGGCCCCGCGATAGTGGGTGTCGCGCAGGTGGCGCGGGACGGGGACGGTGCGGTTGTTCTTCACGTCGTCCATGGCGGTCCAGATCGCCATGGCCGAGGCGTTGGACTTCGGTGCGCAGGCGACGTAGATGGCGGCCTGCGAGAGGGGAAGCTGGGCTTCGGGCAGGCCGATGAACTCGACGATCTGGACGGCGGCGTTGGCCACGACGAGGGCCATCGGATCGGCGTTGCCGACGTCCTCCGCCGCGCAGATGGCGATGCGGCGGGCGATGAAGCGGATGTCCTCGCCGCTTTCGAGCATCCGGGCCAGCCAGTAGACGGCGGCGTCGGGATCGGTGCCGCGCATGGACTTGATGAACGCGCTGGCGTGGTCGTAGTGCATGTCGCCTTCGCGGTCGTAGACGAGGGCCTTTTCCTGGATGGACTCGCGGGCGACGTCGAGGGTGACGACGAGCGGGCCGCCCTTCTCGGCTGATTTGATCTGCGAGAGGACGGCGACCTCCAGGCCGGTCAGGGCGCGGCGGGCGTCGCCGTCGGAGGCGCCGACGAGGTAGCGGAGGGCGTCGGGCGCCACCCGCAGGTCGAGGTTGCCGAAGCCGCGCTCCTTGTCCGCGACGGCCCGTTCGAGCAGGCCCAACACGTGCCGGTCGGTGAGCGGCTCGAAGCGGAAGATCTGGGAGCGCGAGACCAGCGGCGAGTTGACGGCGAAGAAGGGGTTTTCGGTGGTCGCGCCGATCAGGATCACGACGCCGCGCTCGACGTCGCGCAGGAGGACGTCCTGCTGGGCGCGGTTAAAGCGGTGGATTTCGTCGATGAACAGGACGGTGCGTTTGCCGTCGTCGGCGAGTCGGCGTTCGGCCCGTTCGAGGATTTCGCGGACGTCCTTGACGCCGGCGCCGGTGGCGTTGAGCTGTTCGAATTCGGTTGAGGTGGTGGCGGCGATGGCCTGGGCGAGCGAGGTCTTGCCGGTGCCGGGCGGGCCGTAGAAGATGATGCTGGAGAGGCGGTCGGCTTCGAGCATCCGCCGCAGGAGCTTGCCCGGCCCGATGAAATGCTCCTGGCCGACGAACTCGTCGAGGGTCCGCGGGCGCATGCGGTGGGCCAGCGGGGCCGCTTCGGCCAGTTTCGCCTGTCGCTGGGCACTGAACAGGTCCGTCACCGTACTGCTCCAACCGGGTTTATCAGGTCATCCCCAATTCTATCCGCTGAGGCGGCGTTAGGGAACAGAGAGGAGAAGTCAGAAGCCTGAATAAAAAGGAAGAGTCCGCCGGGGGCGGCGGACCCACAGGTTTCAGACGCGGCGGTCGGTGTAGAAGGGCATGATCGTTCCCGGCGGGTCGATGGCGACGACGGTTTCGCCTCGCCAGGTGACGGTGTAGTCGCGGCCGTTGACGTGCACCGGCTCGTCGGTTTCGGGCAGATCGTATTGCAGGGTCAGTTGATCGCCGGCGGCGAGGCGGCCCAGGTCCAGGTATGGACCGTCGGTGGCGACGGTTCGCGGCTTGCCGTCGATGGCGCAGCGGAGGGTTTCGATCCGCCACCACGAGCGCGGCAGGAGGCTCAGCGAGCAGTTGGTTTTGGCGGTGACGGTCAGTTGTCCCGCCGCCGGCTGGGCGTGATGGAGGGTCAGGGTCGGATCGTCGCGGTCCATCAGGATGTGCAGGCGGAGCTGGTCGCCGTCGCGGCGGCAGACGTTGGCCCAGATATCGTGCAGGGCCCGGACGCCCGCGGGCCCGCAGCAGTTCATCAGGCAGTAGTGCAGGTCGCAGTTGCCGATAAAGTCGTTCGGGCCGGCCCATCCGGCGAAACCGCCGCGGACCATGTCGGCCACGTTGTGGAAGCACGAAAGCTCGGTGTCCTCCCGCTCGAC
The Phycisphaerae bacterium DNA segment above includes these coding regions:
- a CDS encoding NAD-dependent protein deacylase, with protein sequence MLSQESQEQVRRVVELLRRGRSLLFVTGAGLSADSGLPTYRGIGGLYQEKMTDEGIPIEEALSGWMMERRPEVSWRYIAQIERACRGASFNRGHEVIAEMEGRFERVWVLTQNVDGFHRAAGSRNVIDIHGDVHGLCCTGCRYGRRVDDYSRLEIPPRCPECGAILRPDVVLFGEMLPYEKAQRLSAELARGFDVVFSVGTTSVFPYIAEPVLEAARLGVPSVEINPDETSVTPYVAIKIAARAAETLEAIWSGYRRVDRGT
- a CDS encoding 2Fe-2S iron-sulfur cluster binding domain-containing protein, with translation MAQQMINLTIDQTPISVPEHTTIMQAAETLGIRIPRLCYHPNLSIAGSCRVCIVEVKEMPYFMASCSVQVWEGMEVRTNSPEIRQARRDIVELLLENHPMDCQTCERDGHCELQNLAYSLGVRERLFAGERKEFPFENSSRSVIRNSNKCIKCGRCIRVCAEVQGVYNLGQQYRGFDVVVSPAHQANMDDSVCIQCGQCINACPVAAFLEQSHTDLVWKALADPDKHVVVQTAPSIRAAIGEGFGLEPGTPATGRMITALRRLGFDKVFDTDLGADMTIVEEANELIDRLNGKGPLPMFTSCSPAWINFLEKFYPELIPHASSCKSPMMMLSVLAKTYYAQKAGIDPEKIFMVAVMPCVAKKFEAGRAEHFFREGIPYTDAVITTREAIWMIKSYGIDFLDLPDGQFDDPLGIATGAADIFGVTGGVMEATLRTAAEKITGKTGGKLDFTEVRMAAGIREAAVEIDGRTLNVGVADGLVNAKTLLDKVITGEKQFHVIEIMACPSGCSGGGGQPYPPRGFEVLDPELLRRRGQALHTIDQGKQLRRSHENPAVKRIYEEFLDHPGSPKAHELLHTAYAPVLPRGIR
- a CDS encoding alanine--glyoxylate aminotransferase family protein; amino-acid sequence: MAKVRLYTPGPTPVPEQVQLEIAQPMIHHRTKEYQNLLAEATKGLQYLFRTQNDVLTFTSSGTGAMEGAIVCCAQPGKKALVARGGKFGERWGEVCEAFGIDYVAVDVEWGHGVDPKVIEKHLSQDKDINMVIAVHSETSTAAGSDIEAIAKVVAKTPALFMVDAISSAGAMPIKVDEWGIDIVVTGSQKALMLPPGLAFASVSEKAWKVIESNKPKAFYFDYRAYRKALKKNDAPYTPALTLVRGLHKSLQMIQEAGIENVWKRCATLAEACRQAFVAMNLKIYAADPADAVTGVWLPEGVDESAFRKTLQKEYGVNVAGGQAELSGKIFRMTHMGYVDSVDTMGALAAIEAVLLRMGHKLTPGAGLTAAQKVLTAS
- a CDS encoding 4Fe-4S binding protein, encoding MASTVMENYRRLRQQAKDYLAQRKEQEKIRIQIGSATCENAAGANDVRDEFRKHIEASGRDNVVLRRVGCTGRCSREPIVDVLVPGKLPTKYQNVDREAVHQIFTQHVLGGQPVADLVLDGGVEPFRQYEFLFCYGTRCGKLLDKDFRAIFKQKLDAAGVDEGRAVVSTANCFGLCRDEAVGKATHVLVRPSKVIYRVSSEQDLDEIVEQHVKNGQIVERLKVQEQPISQRFFELYGDVSFFSRQSRIALRNSGIIDPENIHEYVHYNGFEALARALDKNEPADVIERITRSKLRGRGGAGYPTGKKWADCIKSTEPVRYIICNADEGDPGAFMDRDMLEGDPFSVIEGMIIGAFAVGAHRGFLYIRAEYPMAIKRVETALALAREHGVLGDDILGSGFDFDLEIRLGAGAFVCGEETALINSIEGARGQPRIRPPYPTQSGLWGKPTVINNVETWANVPAVLHYGPDWFRQIGTDKSGGTKVFALAGKVNHTGLVEVPMGTTLREIVFDIGGGVPDGRQLKAVQTGGPAGGCIPAKWIDTPVDYDTLTAAGSIMGSGGMIVMDESDCMVDIARFYMQFSQDESCGKCTPCREGTKRMLEILERITAGKGELADLDNLERLGRLMRRSSLCGLGRAAANPVLSTLTHFRDEYMAHVVEKRCPAHRCTALTHYEISAEKCVGCTACARACPVQCIIGKPRETHIIEQARCIHCGRCFQVCRFAAVDRT
- a CDS encoding replication-associated recombination protein A; this encodes MRPRTLDEFVGQEHFIGPGKLLRRMLEADRLSSIIFYGPPGTGKTSLAQAIAATTSTEFEQLNATGAGVKDVREILERAERRLADDGKRTVLFIDEIHRFNRAQQDVLLRDVERGVVILIGATTENPFFAVNSPLVSRSQIFRFEPLTDRHVLGLLERAVADKERGFGNLDLRVAPDALRYLVGASDGDARRALTGLEVAVLSQIKSAEKGGPLVVTLDVARESIQEKALVYDREGDMHYDHASAFIKSMRGTDPDAAVYWLARMLESGEDIRFIARRIAICAAEDVGNADPMALVVANAAVQIVEFIGLPEAQLPLSQAAIYVACAPKSNASAMAIWTAMDDVKNNRTVPVPRHLRDTHYRGAKRLGHGEGYQYDHDAPEGLAIQDYLGVDKIYYEPTQRGREARVKEYLEKVRELRGQAKGDADDGSGS
- a CDS encoding 5-formyltetrahydrofolate cyclo-ligase yields the protein MTGPDPKTEKADLRKRMREALKQTPAAQIAQWSARITEKLIELPEFQQAASLMVYLSFATEYQTADLIGRALAAGKTVCAPKVAWDRWQMHPVVLRSADDFVKDDHGINEPKSNQRFSLGELALVLVPGLAFDRRGRRLGRGGGFYDQLLSRTDLQAAKIAAAFDLQLVPRVPVADHDQPVDTIVTPHKLLRFVRKSSTRPASEPTGEDEPDERRQFWEVNF
- the nuoE gene encoding NADH-quinone oxidoreductase subunit NuoE, which translates into the protein MKQPIKSIDKSQTDNWKSVSKVAKAALPDHVVKFIEECRAKEHPDSHLIAVLHKVQEHFGYLGASHLDAVAQLMQIPAAKVTGVATFYHYFRLQPKGQFVISVCMGTACYVKGAEQIVQRLRDELGIDFGQTTSDGLFTLEGTRCLGTCGLAPVVMINDQVHAKVTPDQVPALLERYAKQVHRQSVEPKGR
- a CDS encoding Gfo/Idh/MocA family oxidoreductase encodes the protein MNDDKVRLGVIGCGGFGLFALQHFTQIPDVELVGMAGTHREAAYAAARRYGVPDIVDVEKLVAQNDVDVIYISTPPFLHHQQAAAALRHGKHVLVEKPLAMNLQQADEMLALAREKDRFCVANLMQRYNPLYEKIGTLIREKILGELLHAYFENYAADEGLAPEHWFWDPEKSGGIFIEHGVHFFDMFAGWLGEGNVVAAQRTIRPTTGVEEQVQCTVRYGPTVLVNYYHGFTQPNRMDRQEMRFLFERGDVTLHEWIPTRVRIHAIADEKGTRDLCELFPGVALDVRQWYHGAERSAKARHQSLDVYQQLDLRYGDETFKMHNYGLILRNLFADQIAWTKDHSRQRKITEENGRTSLATALEATRLARQETPTPNR